The genomic window AGGACGCCTGGGACAGGGTCGTCGACATCAATCTGAAGGGCGTCTGGCTGTGTCTGAAACACGAGCTCCCCGAACTGGTGGCGGGCGGGGGCGGCGCCGTCGTGAACGTCTCCTCGATCGCGGGGCTCGTCTCCGCGGGGGGCGTGCCGTACGTCGCCAGCAAGCACGGACTCGTCGGGCTGACGCGCGTCGCCGCGACGCAGTACGCGGCCGACGACGTCCGGGTCAACGCCGTCTGTCCCGGCGTCATCGACACCCCGATGGTCGACCGCGCGGGCGACGCCGATCCCGGGGCGATCGAGCAGTTCGTCGGGATGCAGCCCCTCGGCCGGATGGGGACGCCGGAGGAGGTCGCGAACGCGATCGTCTGGCTCTGCTCCGACGAGGCGTCGTTCGTCACCGGGACCGCCTACCCCGTCGACGGCGGCTACCTGGCGCAGTAGCCGACCGCTCCGACCAGTGTCGGCGAGCCTTCACGGTGCTGCAGGAGAACCGATCAGTATGGGTTCCAGCCTGTTTCGGCGCTCGCTGTTCGGCCTCGGTCTCCTCGCCGGCGTCGTCGCAGTCGGACGGCGCCGGCTCGACCGCGCGACGGCGCGCCGGGTGTCGGCGCTGACCTCGGCCACTGCCACTGAGTCACACCCCGACCGGGCCTTCCACCCCGACGACGTCGCTCATCTTCCGGACCCCGTCCGGCGCTACTTCGAGACGGTGCTCAAGGCGGGACGGCCGTCCGTCGCCTCGGTGCGACTGGAGCAGCGCGGCGAGTTCAGGCTCGGCGGCCGATCGGGGTCGTGGAAACCGATGACGGCGACCCAGCACTACGGCGTCGACCCGCCGGGGTTCGTCTGGGACGCGACGATCGACGTCGCTCCGCTGGTTCCCGTCCGCGTGGTCGACGCCTACGAGCGCGGACGGGGATCGCTTCGCGCGTCGCTCTGCTCGACGGTTCCCGTCGCCGACGCCGAACCCGGTCCCGAGATGAACGAAGCGGAACTCCAGCGGTACCTCGCAGAGGCCGTCTGGTTCCCGACGGCGCTGCTCCCCGACGCGGGCGTCGAGTGGGCGGCCGTCGACGAGCGGTCAGCCCGAGCGACGCTCCGGGACCGCGGCAACGCTGCCTCGCTGGTCTTTCACTTCGACGACGAGGGTCTCGTGGAGCGGGTGACCACCGCCGAGCGGTACCGGCAGGAGGACGACGACTACGCCCCCTGGACGGGACACTTCGGTGACTATCAGTGGATCGACGGGCGGCTGATCCCGACCGAAGCCTCCGTCGAGTGGGTACTGCCCGCCGGCGGCCTCCCGTACTGGCGGGCGGAAATCACTG from Halomicrobium salinisoli includes these protein-coding regions:
- a CDS encoding glucose 1-dehydrogenase; translation: MAIDFESETAVVTGAASGIGRKTAERFAAEGANVVVSDVDADGGRETVERIESDGGTATFVETDVSDGGDVEAMVAEAVDAYGGLDVAVNNAGIEGETDPLAEVPEDAWDRVVDINLKGVWLCLKHELPELVAGGGGAVVNVSSIAGLVSAGGVPYVASKHGLVGLTRVAATQYAADDVRVNAVCPGVIDTPMVDRAGDADPGAIEQFVGMQPLGRMGTPEEVANAIVWLCSDEASFVTGTAYPVDGGYLAQ
- a CDS encoding DUF6920 family protein; this translates as MGSSLFRRSLFGLGLLAGVVAVGRRRLDRATARRVSALTSATATESHPDRAFHPDDVAHLPDPVRRYFETVLKAGRPSVASVRLEQRGEFRLGGRSGSWKPMTATQHYGVDPPGFVWDATIDVAPLVPVRVVDAYERGRGSLRASLCSTVPVADAEPGPEMNEAELQRYLAEAVWFPTALLPDAGVEWAAVDERSARATLRDRGNAASLVFHFDDEGLVERVTTAERYRQEDDDYAPWTGHFGDYQWIDGRLIPTEASVEWVLPAGGLPYWRAEITAVEHRR